A portion of the Edaphobacter bradus genome contains these proteins:
- a CDS encoding S53 family peptidase, with amino-acid sequence MKRSNTSSVVTGARAESSMLFSSMFFFLLAMAPAHAQPKAMLTHHTRDAVSSGQAAHVGRLSATQILRLDIALPLRNEAQLDEELQQLYDRNSSSYHQFLSVEQFTERFAPSKQDYDAVIHFAQANGLTVTGTTPNRMLVNVVGPVANIERAFHVALNVYQHPTEARTFYAPDREPTADLSTPLWHVSGLDNFSIPHPASLRHEPEVKSGPAATGSGPNGYFLGSDMRVAYYGGSALTGSGQSVGLLEFAGYNINDVNNYFSRVGQPLTVPVVGVSTDGSSLSCTGSCDDTEQVLDIEVAISMAPALSSVRVYVSDTSDVSMFNRMATDNISKSLSCSWGWSPADPTSDDPIFKEFAAQGQNLFVASGDSGAYSKRSRFVYPADDPYVTSVGGTDLTTSGGGGPWKSETAWSSSGGGVSPNKIAIPSYQKTSGVITTANRGSTIYRNSPDVAAEGNTDNFICYNGTCAGGWGGTSFAAPRWAGYLALANQQSVAHGLGTLGFINPTLYQIGLGSSYGTNFHDITSGSNGSYSSQKGYDLVTGWGSPNGSGLIYTLAP; translated from the coding sequence ATGAAGCGATCCAATACGAGCAGTGTGGTCACTGGAGCACGTGCAGAATCTTCGATGCTGTTTTCAAGCATGTTCTTCTTCCTGTTGGCGATGGCCCCTGCCCACGCCCAACCAAAGGCAATGCTGACGCACCATACACGAGACGCCGTCTCCAGCGGGCAGGCGGCCCACGTGGGCAGGCTTTCCGCTACGCAGATTTTGCGGCTGGACATTGCTCTGCCTCTGCGCAACGAGGCTCAGCTGGATGAGGAATTGCAACAGCTCTACGATCGGAACAGCTCCTCTTACCACCAGTTCCTCAGCGTGGAGCAATTCACCGAGCGGTTCGCACCGTCGAAGCAAGACTACGACGCGGTGATTCATTTTGCGCAAGCGAACGGCCTGACGGTGACCGGTACCACTCCAAACCGGATGCTCGTCAATGTCGTCGGACCGGTAGCGAATATTGAGCGAGCATTCCACGTCGCATTGAACGTCTATCAGCACCCAACAGAGGCCCGCACGTTCTACGCTCCGGACCGCGAACCGACGGCGGATCTATCGACTCCGTTGTGGCACGTCAGCGGACTCGACAACTTCTCCATTCCCCATCCAGCAAGCCTCAGGCATGAGCCCGAGGTGAAGAGCGGTCCGGCGGCAACGGGCTCAGGACCTAATGGCTATTTTCTCGGCAGCGACATGCGTGTGGCCTACTATGGTGGTTCGGCGCTTACGGGTAGCGGCCAGTCCGTTGGTCTGCTCGAATTCGCGGGCTACAACATAAACGACGTCAACAACTACTTCAGCAGGGTGGGGCAGCCGCTCACGGTTCCCGTCGTAGGTGTATCCACCGACGGCTCCAGTCTGAGCTGCACGGGAAGCTGTGATGACACCGAGCAAGTGCTCGACATCGAAGTGGCAATCTCCATGGCACCGGCGTTGAGTTCCGTTCGAGTCTACGTGTCGGACACAAGCGACGTAAGTATGTTCAATAGGATGGCGACGGACAACATCTCCAAGTCCCTTAGCTGCTCTTGGGGATGGAGCCCCGCCGATCCCACCAGTGACGATCCGATCTTCAAGGAGTTTGCAGCACAAGGACAAAATCTGTTTGTCGCCTCAGGCGACAGCGGTGCATACAGCAAGAGGTCTCGATTCGTCTATCCGGCTGACGACCCCTATGTCACGTCCGTGGGCGGCACGGACCTCACCACCTCAGGGGGCGGCGGCCCGTGGAAGTCGGAGACAGCGTGGAGCTCTAGCGGCGGTGGAGTCTCTCCCAATAAGATTGCGATCCCCAGCTACCAGAAGACCTCCGGGGTCATCACCACGGCCAACAGAGGATCGACGATCTATCGCAACAGTCCGGACGTCGCTGCTGAAGGGAATACAGACAACTTCATCTGCTACAACGGCACCTGTGCCGGAGGATGGGGAGGAACGAGCTTCGCTGCGCCGCGATGGGCCGGCTATCTCGCGCTCGCGAATCAACAGTCTGTGGCGCACGGCCTGGGCACGCTCGGCTTCATCAATCCAACGCTCTACCAGATAGGGCTGGGATCGAGCTACGGCACCAACTTCCACGACATCACCAGCGGCTCGAACGGCAGCTACTCCAGCCAGAAGGGCTATGACCTGGTGACCGGTTGGGGAAGCCCGAACGGGAGCGGATTGATCTACACCTTGGCACCGTAA